From a region of the bacterium genome:
- a CDS encoding adenylate/guanylate cyclase domain-containing protein, protein MKCQNCGIELLDRAKFCLECGANQGLARQAILPEQEIAEIQKRSQTNEYASKLSEIAEKGIAIERRDVAVLFVDVSGFTPMFAAVGSEQVREVMRDVYSVMSGAITRCGGYVDKFIGDEVMAIFGAPLAL, encoded by the coding sequence ATGAAATGCCAAAACTGCGGGATTGAGCTGCTGGACAGGGCGAAGTTCTGCCTCGAGTGCGGCGCGAATCAGGGGCTGGCCAGACAGGCGATCCTCCCGGAGCAAGAGATAGCCGAGATTCAGAAGCGCTCGCAGACAAATGAATACGCCTCAAAACTGAGCGAGATCGCCGAGAAAGGCATCGCCATTGAGCGGCGTGACGTTGCCGTCCTGTTCGTGGATGTCTCCGGGTTCACACCGATGTTCGCCGCAGTTGGTTCGGAGCAGGTGCGCGAGGTCATGCGCGACGTGTATTCCGTCATGTCCGGGGCGATCACGCGTTGCGGCGGCTACGTTGACAAGTTCATCGGCGACGAGGTGATGGCGATCTTCGGGGCGCCTCTTGCGCTT